A genomic stretch from Deltaproteobacteria bacterium includes:
- a CDS encoding ABC transporter ATP-binding protein: MIKLVDVHKSFNGQKVLDGLDLEIETGKITVIIGQSGGGKSVLLKHIIGLIRPDRGEILVEGVDITRLNDRRLNDIRKNFGMLFQDAALFDSMTVGENVAFPLNEHTRLKRRQIDEIVRQKLLQVGLRDVAHKMPSELSGGMRKRVGLARAMALDPKVILFDEPTTGLDPITADAIDRLIVDTQKHTKATCVAISHDIESTFKIADAVAMIYQGKIIVTGTPDVVKASEIPALQRFIQRKAEGPILNHHVLDM; this comes from the coding sequence ATGATCAAGCTGGTTGACGTTCACAAGTCATTCAATGGGCAGAAGGTCCTGGACGGCCTTGACCTTGAGATTGAAACCGGTAAAATCACGGTTATCATCGGCCAGAGCGGGGGGGGGAAGAGTGTCCTTCTTAAGCACATAATTGGGCTGATACGGCCGGATCGAGGGGAGATCCTAGTTGAAGGTGTGGACATTACCCGTCTGAACGATCGAAGACTCAACGATATCAGAAAGAACTTCGGGATGCTTTTTCAAGATGCCGCCTTGTTTGATTCCATGACGGTAGGAGAAAACGTAGCTTTTCCCCTGAACGAGCATACCCGGTTAAAGCGGCGTCAGATTGACGAGATTGTCCGGCAGAAGCTCCTTCAGGTTGGTCTCAGGGATGTGGCCCACAAGATGCCTTCAGAACTGAGCGGTGGCATGCGAAAGCGCGTAGGCCTGGCCCGCGCCATGGCCCTTGATCCCAAGGTTATCCTCTTTGATGAGCCCACCACAGGCCTTGACCCCATCACGGCAGACGCCATTGACCGTTTGATCGTGGACACCCAGAAACATACAAAGGCCACGTGTGTAGCTATCAGTCATGATATTGAGTCCACCTTCAAGATCGCCGACGCAGTTGCTATGATCTACCAGGGAAAGATTATTGTGACTGGAACGCCTGATGTTGTGAAGGCATCTGAGATTCCAGCCCTGCAGCGATTTATTCAGAGGAAGGCCGAAGGCCCTATTTTGAATCATCATGTCTTGGATATGTAG
- the thiD gene encoding bifunctional hydroxymethylpyrimidine kinase/phosphomethylpyrimidine kinase, with translation MKRILTIAGSDSGGGAGIQADLKTITLLGGFGMSVLTALTAQNTQEVTAIHAPPPAFIKEQLDAVLSDIGTDAAKTGMLFNAPTIEVVAERLSAYGIEKIVVDPVMVAKGGDLLLVEEARETLVRRLIPMALVITPNIPEAEVLSEMSISIEKDIHEAARAIHSMGARHVLIKGGHLQGPAKDILYDGNNFWEFSRKRIRTPHTHGTGCAYSAAIATYIAMGLRVKEAVERAKDFIHTAIRFAVPLGKGHGPTNLYARFAREQEKGQVLEALQKSLTRLQEAHVGHLVPEVQSNLGYALPFAETRAHVAAFPGRLIRLGKKIVSVSSPAFGASSHVATIILTAMRHDPAFRSAMNIRFSEARVLQCQALGWKICSFDRAHEPENVKEQEGSTLEWGTETVLSRETEIPDVIYDRGEVGKEPMIRILGRTPDEVVAKVLQLKGS, from the coding sequence ATGAAGCGTATTCTTACCATTGCAGGCTCAGATTCGGGCGGAGGGGCCGGCATTCAGGCCGACCTGAAGACCATCACGCTCCTTGGAGGCTTTGGCATGAGCGTGCTGACTGCCCTGACAGCACAAAACACTCAAGAAGTGACGGCCATCCACGCACCGCCGCCAGCATTCATCAAGGAGCAACTCGATGCAGTTCTTTCAGATATTGGCACAGATGCCGCAAAAACCGGAATGCTCTTCAATGCTCCGACCATTGAAGTCGTCGCAGAAAGGCTTTCGGCTTATGGTATCGAAAAGATCGTTGTCGATCCAGTCATGGTGGCAAAGGGAGGAGACCTCTTACTCGTCGAGGAAGCCAGAGAAACTCTAGTGAGGCGCCTCATACCAATGGCCCTGGTGATTACTCCTAACATCCCGGAGGCTGAAGTCCTTTCAGAAATGTCGATCAGTATTGAAAAAGACATTCACGAGGCTGCGCGGGCCATCCATTCAATGGGAGCCAGGCATGTTTTGATCAAAGGGGGGCACCTGCAAGGACCTGCCAAAGATATTCTGTACGACGGCAACAACTTTTGGGAATTCTCAAGAAAGCGTATTCGCACACCTCACACCCATGGCACGGGATGCGCTTACTCAGCCGCGATTGCCACTTATATTGCCATGGGACTTCGGGTCAAAGAGGCTGTGGAAAGGGCCAAGGACTTCATCCACACGGCTATCCGCTTTGCAGTGCCACTAGGAAAGGGGCACGGTCCCACGAATCTTTATGCCCGATTTGCCCGTGAGCAGGAAAAGGGCCAGGTCCTTGAGGCTCTGCAGAAGAGCTTGACCCGTCTCCAGGAGGCCCATGTCGGGCACCTTGTCCCTGAAGTGCAGTCGAATCTGGGCTATGCTCTCCCCTTTGCCGAAACGCGCGCCCATGTGGCTGCCTTTCCCGGTAGACTGATAAGACTCGGGAAAAAGATCGTGTCAGTGAGCAGCCCCGCCTTTGGGGCATCCAGCCACGTTGCCACCATCATCCTCACCGCCATGCGTCACGATCCTGCCTTTCGCTCGGCCATGAATATCCGTTTCTCAGAAGCCAGGGTTTTACAGTGCCAAGCCTTGGGTTGGAAGATATGCTCCTTTGACCGCGCTCATGAGCCTGAAAATGTAAAGGAGCAAGAAGGAAGCACTCTTGAGTGGGGTACTGAGACCGTCCTGTCACGGGAAACGGAGATCCCTGATGTGATCTATGACCGCGGGGAAGTCGGCAAGGAGCCAATGATACGGATCCTGGGGAGAACTCCGGACGAAGTCGTAGCCAAGGTGCTTCAGTTAAAGGGCTCATGA
- a CDS encoding ABC transporter permease, whose product MIKFIETVGRGLIRFIEEFGLVMFLFLAALVWVLRPPLRFRAIFKQMEFVGVDSLLVVILTGTFTGGVLAFQAYHGFRLFSAESLVGSTVALSMTRELGPVLTSLMVTGRAGSAMAAELGTMRVTEQIDALYTMACNPIKYLVVPRIIAGVLMLPVLTIIADFVGIIGGYLVGVGLLEINSGIYVAKMIEIVELDDIFNGLIKSACFGLILSLVGCYKGFYTSGGAEGVGKATTQAVVVASVSIFISDYFLTAAMF is encoded by the coding sequence ATGATCAAGTTCATTGAAACCGTAGGCCGCGGCCTTATCCGATTTATCGAAGAGTTTGGGCTTGTGATGTTTCTTTTCTTGGCCGCCCTTGTGTGGGTGTTGCGGCCTCCCTTACGCTTCCGGGCCATCTTCAAGCAAATGGAGTTTGTGGGGGTAGATTCCTTGCTCGTCGTGATTCTGACGGGCACATTTACGGGCGGCGTGCTGGCATTTCAGGCCTATCACGGGTTTCGTTTGTTTAGCGCCGAGAGCCTTGTAGGCTCCACGGTAGCTCTGAGCATGACCCGCGAGCTTGGTCCGGTTTTGACATCTTTGATGGTTACGGGACGAGCCGGTTCTGCCATGGCCGCAGAGCTGGGAACTATGAGGGTCACTGAGCAGATCGATGCCCTTTACACCATGGCATGCAATCCGATCAAATACCTGGTGGTACCTCGTATCATTGCCGGCGTGCTCATGCTTCCGGTACTGACGATTATTGCAGATTTCGTGGGTATCATAGGGGGCTACCTGGTAGGTGTCGGGCTTCTCGAAATCAATTCAGGTATCTACGTGGCAAAGATGATTGAGATTGTAGAACTCGATGACATCTTCAATGGCCTGATCAAGTCTGCCTGCTTTGGCCTGATCTTGTCTTTGGTGGGGTGTTATAAGGGTTTCTATACGAGTGGCGGCGCCGAGGGCGTTGGGAAAGCCACGACGCAGGCCGTTGTGGTTGCCTCGGTCTCCATCTTTATCAGTGATTATTTCCTGACAGCAGCCATGTTCTAG